In the Candidatus Eremiobacteraceae bacterium genome, one interval contains:
- a CDS encoding LptF/LptG family permease, producing MFGAFGRPISRSTTLGPPAAPAAEPPSGERLDWLSVGHGTPQPARRLGSSYFSLSILDQYLTRELLAPFGFAIAAFTLFMLINSLFLAAEYVINKGVPAILIAKYLALQLPALMYLILPFSCLFGILLGIGRLSADNEIAAMRTSGISLQRIALPCYVLGVIMTFIAFGINEEIAPRSQAKSVELFRQIAFHSTQAIIQPYQFFRTTDGQHVIYIQSVDSGTGVMHNVQVFNIGAGYWPETLTARVGHQVGGKLVLEDGVVTTTGFQGTVSQVKHFDRLEFPLGDTSLLYSPQSAFETNSRELRLQIQNLRTGGQDVTQLEMSLQQKYAMPAACLIGVLIALPMGIRFGKRGRGVAAIFAIVILLGYYLIMAATNALGKSGAMPPVLAAWAPNIIMGSAGLVLLLLEER from the coding sequence ATGTTCGGCGCCTTCGGCCGGCCGATCTCGCGATCCACGACGCTGGGCCCGCCGGCCGCACCGGCCGCGGAGCCGCCGTCCGGCGAACGCCTGGACTGGCTATCCGTCGGGCACGGAACGCCGCAGCCGGCCCGCCGGCTCGGCTCGAGCTACTTCTCCCTCTCGATCCTCGACCAATATCTGACGCGCGAACTGCTCGCGCCCTTCGGCTTCGCGATCGCCGCGTTCACGCTCTTCATGCTCATCAATTCGCTGTTCTTGGCGGCCGAATACGTCATCAACAAAGGCGTGCCGGCGATCCTCATCGCCAAATATCTCGCGCTCCAACTGCCCGCCCTGATGTACCTCATCTTGCCGTTCTCGTGCCTGTTCGGCATCTTGTTAGGCATCGGCCGGCTCTCCGCCGACAACGAGATCGCCGCCATGCGCACGAGCGGCATCAGCCTGCAGCGCATCGCGCTGCCATGCTATGTGCTGGGCGTCATCATGACGTTCATCGCCTTCGGCATCAACGAAGAGATCGCGCCGCGTTCGCAGGCCAAGTCGGTCGAGCTGTTCCGCCAGATCGCGTTTCACTCGACGCAAGCGATCATCCAACCCTATCAGTTCTTCCGCACGACCGACGGCCAACATGTGATCTACATCCAATCGGTCGATTCGGGCACGGGCGTCATGCACAACGTGCAGGTGTTCAACATCGGCGCCGGCTACTGGCCCGAGACGCTGACCGCACGCGTCGGCCACCAGGTCGGCGGCAAGCTGGTGTTGGAGGACGGGGTGGTGACGACGACCGGTTTTCAGGGCACGGTGTCGCAGGTGAAGCACTTCGACCGGCTCGAGTTCCCGTTGGGCGACACCAGTCTGCTGTACTCGCCGCAAAGCGCGTTCGAGACCAACTCGCGCGAGCTGCGGCTGCAGATCCAGAACCTGCGCACCGGCGGCCAGGACGTCACGCAGCTGGAGATGTCGCTGCAGCAGAAATACGCGATGCCCGCCGCCTGCTTGATCGGCGTGCTCATCGCACTGCCCATGGGCATCCGCTTCGGCAAACGGGGCCGGGGCGTGGCGGCGATCTTCGCCATCGTCATCCTGCTCGGGTACTATCTGATCATGGCCGCCACGAATGCGCTCGGCAAGAGCGGCGCCATGCCGCCGGTGCTCGCCGCGTGGGCGCCCAACATCATCATGGGCTCCGCGGGCCTCGTGCTGCTCCTGCTCGAGGAACGATAA
- a CDS encoding lytic transglycosylase domain-containing protein, with protein MDAQRAFWRTAPVIAAAVLAGCSGGGFLPFGEGPHSMAQQRLDRIVSQQAKANHVDPNLVKAVIRVESGGDPSAVSTAGAMGLMQLMPGTARAYGVADPWDPEQNVAGGAKHLSDLLREYNGNVSLALAAYNAGSGAVARYKGIPPYAETDAYVSSVLSLYHAPAAHK; from the coding sequence GTGGACGCCCAGCGCGCCTTTTGGCGTACGGCGCCGGTCATCGCTGCGGCGGTCCTTGCGGGCTGCAGCGGCGGGGGCTTCTTGCCGTTCGGCGAGGGCCCGCACAGCATGGCGCAGCAGCGGCTCGACCGCATCGTCAGCCAGCAGGCCAAGGCCAACCATGTGGACCCCAACCTCGTCAAGGCCGTCATCCGGGTGGAATCGGGCGGCGACCCGTCGGCCGTTTCGACCGCGGGAGCGATGGGGCTCATGCAGCTCATGCCGGGCACTGCGCGCGCGTACGGCGTCGCCGATCCGTGGGATCCCGAGCAGAACGTGGCCGGCGGCGCCAAACACTTGAGCGATCTGCTGCGCGAGTACAACGGCAACGTCTCGTTGGCGCTCGCCGCATACAACGCAGGTTCGGGCGCGGTCGCGCGCTACAAGGGCATCCCGCCGTACGCCGAGACCGACGCATACGTCAGCAGCGTGCTCTCACTGTACCACGCGCCGGCAGCGCACAAGTAG
- a CDS encoding zinc-ribbon domain containing protein, with translation MALQDRTLTCRDCGSEFIFTVGEQEFYAQKGFEHEPARCPNCRQARKRDRSAASGERTMYDAICSQCGVATQVPFSPRADKPVYCQDCYKTVAGRRART, from the coding sequence GTGGCACTGCAAGACCGCACGCTGACCTGCCGCGACTGTGGTTCCGAATTTATCTTCACGGTGGGCGAGCAAGAATTCTACGCACAAAAAGGCTTCGAGCACGAACCAGCCCGTTGCCCGAACTGCAGGCAGGCGCGCAAACGCGATCGCTCCGCCGCGAGCGGAGAGCGCACGATGTACGACGCGATCTGTTCTCAATGCGGCGTGGCGACGCAAGTCCCGTTCTCGCCCCGAGCCGATAAGCCGGTGTATTGCCAGGACTGTTACAAGACGGTCGCCGGCCGCCGCGCCAGGACATAG
- a CDS encoding redoxin domain-containing protein, producing MRLPKASVLIAGAIAAAAAGLLQTYAALAAAPAVGSLAPDFSLQTTAGKPLRLSDLRGKVVVLNFFATWCPPCRAETPDLVSIAGSYTPRGVTFVGIDVKESPELVSEFAGAKGVGYTLVLDRDGKVNDAYDVRAIPTTYVVGRDGRILYRQVDQLSGTVLASALNDALAGRIANESALGRRFAAAAADGSQLVSADLSHARTAAAAHDKAAAVDAAGQAIAAGVAANKKLDDLQSSDDQSAINFWLSAQQRDALGAVLAQAYQLRAQLQPSAKSTQSDLEQAALLLGQKAEDEERFAQAESYYKQAAVYAPKDPKAYDGIYLAAYEQRDYATARAAAETETEIAPKDPESWLTLASALNSLKQYDDALAAEHNALVLATLDYANHPLKKRAAYEVGRVFLKTGRTQIMAGKDDDATLSLATSSIMAPGTIVAQQADEQLAALSPQPVYVAISGSDNVATNGTAPAKLWVTVRNAAPQTRMVHLAAVNVPKKWVLSFCYDKVCDPYKSDVSLGPNSTRRVELQVVPLGPVQGSWRMTLAPGGVDQMDVNVDGRAAKANITVLAS from the coding sequence ATGCGCCTTCCCAAAGCTTCTGTTCTTATCGCCGGGGCCATTGCCGCCGCGGCGGCCGGCTTGCTCCAGACCTATGCCGCATTGGCGGCCGCTCCGGCCGTCGGATCGCTTGCACCCGATTTCTCGCTGCAGACCACGGCCGGCAAGCCCTTGCGGCTGTCGGATCTGCGCGGCAAGGTCGTCGTGCTGAACTTTTTCGCGACCTGGTGCCCGCCATGTCGCGCCGAGACGCCCGATCTCGTGAGCATCGCCGGCAGCTATACGCCGCGCGGCGTCACCTTCGTTGGCATCGACGTCAAAGAGTCGCCCGAGCTCGTCTCGGAGTTCGCCGGCGCCAAGGGCGTCGGCTACACGCTTGTGCTCGACCGCGACGGCAAAGTCAATGACGCCTACGATGTGCGCGCGATTCCGACCACCTACGTCGTAGGCCGCGACGGACGCATCCTGTACCGCCAAGTCGATCAGCTCTCGGGCACGGTTCTTGCGAGCGCGCTCAACGATGCGCTCGCCGGCCGCATCGCGAACGAGTCGGCGCTCGGCCGGCGTTTCGCCGCCGCCGCCGCGGATGGATCGCAGCTCGTCAGCGCCGACCTCTCGCACGCGAGGACCGCTGCCGCCGCGCACGACAAGGCAGCCGCTGTGGACGCTGCCGGGCAGGCGATCGCCGCCGGCGTCGCCGCGAACAAGAAGCTCGACGATCTGCAGAGCTCTGACGACCAGTCGGCGATCAACTTCTGGCTGAGCGCCCAGCAACGCGATGCCCTCGGGGCGGTGCTCGCGCAAGCGTATCAGCTGCGGGCTCAGCTCCAGCCGTCGGCCAAGTCGACGCAGTCGGACCTCGAGCAAGCGGCGCTGCTGCTCGGACAAAAAGCTGAAGACGAAGAACGCTTTGCGCAGGCGGAGAGCTACTACAAGCAGGCCGCCGTCTATGCGCCCAAAGACCCCAAGGCGTACGACGGCATCTATCTCGCCGCGTACGAGCAGCGCGATTACGCGACGGCGCGCGCGGCGGCGGAGACGGAGACCGAGATCGCGCCGAAGGATCCGGAGAGCTGGCTCACGCTGGCGTCGGCGCTGAACTCCCTGAAGCAGTACGACGATGCGCTGGCGGCGGAGCACAACGCCCTCGTGCTGGCGACTTTGGATTACGCGAATCATCCTTTGAAGAAGCGTGCCGCCTACGAAGTGGGCCGCGTCTTCCTCAAGACCGGACGCACGCAGATCATGGCCGGCAAAGATGACGACGCCACACTCTCGCTGGCGACCTCGTCCATCATGGCGCCGGGCACGATCGTCGCCCAGCAGGCGGACGAACAGCTGGCCGCGCTCTCGCCGCAGCCGGTCTATGTCGCGATCTCGGGGTCGGACAACGTGGCGACCAACGGCACTGCGCCCGCCAAGCTGTGGGTGACGGTGCGCAACGCAGCGCCGCAGACGCGCATGGTGCACCTCGCAGCCGTCAACGTGCCCAAGAAGTGGGTGCTGTCGTTCTGCTACGACAAGGTCTGCGATCCATATAAGAGCGACGTGTCGCTCGGCCCGAACTCGACGCGCCGCGTCGAGCTCCAAGTGGTGCCGCTCGGCCCGGTGCAGGGGTCATGGCGCATGACGCTAGCGCCCGGCGGCGTGGATCAAATGGATGTCAACGTCGACGGCCGCGCAGCGAAGGCGAACATCACGGTCCTCGCTTCTTAA
- the mraZ gene encoding division/cell wall cluster transcriptional repressor MraZ: MSALPKFTGQFEHSLDEKGRLTIPARFRARLGDHFVLTIAPPEPCLAMYPESAWSDFCAKLEAAPRKDAQYRAFVRHLFAHTEEVTLDAQGRLLIPPALREYAALERDAVLVGALTRIEMWAAGNWRKASAAPERMADLMTELGLY, from the coding sequence ATGAGCGCTCTCCCGAAGTTTACGGGACAGTTCGAACATTCTCTGGACGAGAAGGGTCGTTTGACCATCCCGGCCCGTTTTCGCGCGCGCCTGGGCGATCACTTCGTGCTGACGATCGCCCCGCCCGAGCCGTGCCTGGCGATGTACCCGGAATCGGCCTGGTCGGATTTCTGCGCCAAGCTGGAAGCCGCGCCGCGCAAGGACGCGCAGTACCGCGCCTTCGTCCGGCATCTGTTCGCGCACACCGAGGAGGTCACGCTGGATGCCCAGGGTCGGCTTCTCATCCCGCCTGCGCTGCGCGAGTACGCTGCGCTCGAGCGCGATGCGGTGCTGGTCGGTGCGCTGACGCGCATCGAGATGTGGGCGGCGGGCAATTGGCGCAAGGCCAGCGCGGCGCCCGAGCGGATGGCCGATCTGATGACCGAGCTTGGACTCTACTAG
- the rsmH gene encoding 16S rRNA (cytosine(1402)-N(4))-methyltransferase RsmH, whose amino-acid sequence MDSTSHVPVMLDEALALLVPADVESPVLVDCTFGAGGFTQAILAQISGARVIALDADPQAFERARTLAQRYRQRLTPVHANFAQLAEVLASLGVGSVNGIVYDLGLSSLQLADAARGFAFAGEGELDMRLDPTSDAATAAQLLATAKEGEIADIIFEFGDERNARRIARQIVRRRERSPLRTTSDLVAAVLAAQPRGAHRRGIHPATRTFLALRMAVNEDLDSLSASLEDAIACVQPGGRIAVISFHSGEDRVVKHQFAAWRRAGVAEILTRKPLSPTQTEIAANPRSRSAKLRAAQRTSENLPRSA is encoded by the coding sequence TTGGACTCTACTAGCCATGTGCCGGTCATGCTCGATGAGGCGCTCGCGCTGCTCGTGCCGGCAGATGTCGAAAGTCCGGTTCTTGTCGACTGCACCTTCGGCGCCGGCGGATTCACGCAGGCCATCCTCGCTCAGATTTCGGGAGCGCGCGTCATCGCGCTCGACGCCGATCCGCAAGCCTTTGAGCGCGCGCGAACGCTCGCGCAGCGCTATCGACAACGCCTCACGCCGGTCCATGCAAATTTCGCGCAGCTCGCCGAGGTGCTCGCCTCGCTTGGAGTGGGCAGCGTGAACGGCATCGTCTACGACCTCGGCCTCTCGTCGTTGCAGCTGGCCGATGCGGCGCGCGGATTCGCATTCGCAGGCGAGGGCGAGCTCGACATGCGTCTGGATCCGACGTCCGACGCCGCGACCGCCGCGCAATTGCTCGCGACCGCAAAAGAAGGCGAGATCGCGGATATCATCTTCGAATTCGGAGACGAGCGCAACGCGCGCCGTATCGCGCGCCAGATCGTCAGGCGGCGCGAGCGCTCGCCGCTGCGCACGACGTCCGATCTGGTCGCAGCCGTCTTGGCCGCGCAACCGCGGGGCGCGCACCGCCGCGGCATCCACCCGGCGACGCGCACGTTCTTGGCGTTGCGCATGGCGGTCAATGAAGATCTTGACAGCCTGTCGGCGAGCCTTGAAGATGCGATCGCGTGCGTCCAGCCGGGCGGCCGGATCGCCGTCATCAGTTTCCATTCCGGCGAGGATCGCGTCGTCAAACATCAATTCGCCGCGTGGCGGCGCGCGGGCGTCGCGGAGATCCTGACGCGCAAACCGCTGTCCCCGACGCAGACCGAGATCGCGGCCAATCCGCGCAGCCGCAGCGCGAAGCTGCGCGCCGCGCAACGCACCTCTGAGAATCTGCCGAGGAGCGCGTAG
- a CDS encoding penicillin-binding protein 2 — protein sequence MKDKERSRLRARAIFIFWVFFLVTGLLAARLYKVQVRDGAALASIAVDQHRAEYPVSGRRGRIVDRFGAVFAGTSPAVQVFAQPPDVTDTHAVALTLAPLLHQPAPLLERELSEHTTFIYLDRMRPKALGERIDGLALPGIGTNDEPTGLRIDPQGRIGSTVIGFTGIDNQGLAGIEVSFNDVLAGKPGQVVEETDSQLRPIPFGRRVVQEAVTGDTVVLTIDRSLQLAAEDVLAKTATRYSARSASAIVLRAGTGEILALANWPNFDPNRYAAFPQESYKDRAITDPFEPGSTFKLITATAAIDSGRVGLDDTFPAENVIDIGGYVIHNADDGLMSSGHARETLSDIVTFSHNVGAAEVALRVGKQTMGEYIKRFGLDEVSGVDLPGESPGIIDTPDHWYGSREATIAFGQGVSVTALALARAYAAIANGGLLMRPLIAHEVLDPDGHVVRVYQPQAVRRVMRPQTAAALLAMLRNVVRQGTGTNAQIAGYAVAGKTGTAQIVAHGEYQQGEYIASFIGIVPADKPQYVVLVNVERPRGAYYGGIVAAPAFRELALRVLWREGILPKRTDGDLADTAPPPSPAPVRREAPATARRNTTPIHQ from the coding sequence GTGAAGGATAAAGAACGAAGCCGCCTTCGCGCGCGCGCCATCTTCATCTTCTGGGTGTTCTTCCTCGTCACCGGTCTGCTGGCGGCACGACTCTATAAGGTACAAGTGCGCGACGGGGCCGCACTCGCGTCCATCGCGGTCGACCAGCACCGCGCGGAATATCCGGTCAGCGGGCGGCGCGGCCGGATCGTGGATCGCTTCGGCGCGGTCTTCGCGGGCACGTCGCCGGCGGTGCAGGTCTTCGCGCAACCGCCCGACGTGACGGACACGCACGCTGTGGCGCTCACGCTCGCTCCGCTGCTTCACCAGCCCGCTCCGCTGCTCGAGCGCGAACTGTCGGAACACACGACCTTCATCTACCTCGACCGCATGCGCCCCAAGGCGCTTGGCGAACGCATCGACGGTCTCGCGCTGCCCGGCATCGGCACGAACGACGAGCCGACGGGCCTGCGCATCGACCCGCAGGGCCGCATCGGCTCGACGGTCATCGGTTTCACCGGCATCGACAATCAAGGTCTCGCCGGAATCGAAGTGTCGTTCAACGATGTGCTCGCGGGCAAACCCGGCCAGGTCGTCGAGGAGACGGACAGCCAGCTGCGGCCGATCCCCTTCGGACGACGCGTCGTGCAAGAGGCCGTCACCGGCGACACCGTCGTGCTGACGATCGACCGCTCGCTGCAACTGGCGGCGGAGGACGTGCTGGCCAAGACGGCGACCAGATACAGCGCGCGCAGCGCCAGCGCGATCGTCTTGCGCGCCGGCACCGGCGAGATCCTCGCGCTCGCCAATTGGCCGAACTTCGATCCAAACCGCTACGCCGCGTTTCCGCAGGAGTCGTACAAGGACCGCGCGATCACCGATCCCTTCGAGCCTGGATCGACGTTCAAGCTGATCACGGCGACCGCGGCCATCGACTCCGGCCGCGTCGGGCTCGACGACACTTTTCCCGCCGAGAACGTCATCGATATCGGCGGCTACGTCATCCACAACGCCGATGACGGCCTGATGTCATCCGGACACGCGCGCGAAACGCTTTCGGACATCGTCACGTTCTCGCACAACGTCGGCGCCGCGGAAGTGGCGCTGCGCGTGGGCAAACAGACGATGGGCGAGTACATCAAGCGCTTCGGGCTCGACGAGGTCAGCGGCGTCGACCTGCCTGGCGAGAGCCCCGGCATCATCGACACGCCCGACCATTGGTACGGTTCGCGCGAAGCCACCATCGCCTTCGGCCAGGGCGTCTCGGTCACGGCGCTCGCCCTTGCGCGGGCGTATGCCGCGATCGCCAACGGCGGCCTTCTCATGCGCCCCCTGATCGCGCACGAAGTGCTCGATCCCGACGGGCACGTCGTGCGCGTGTATCAGCCGCAAGCCGTGCGCCGGGTCATGCGCCCGCAGACCGCCGCGGCGCTGCTCGCGATGCTGCGCAACGTCGTCAGACAAGGTACCGGCACGAACGCCCAGATCGCCGGCTACGCGGTGGCCGGCAAGACCGGCACGGCGCAGATCGTCGCGCACGGCGAGTATCAGCAGGGCGAATACATCGCGTCGTTCATCGGCATCGTGCCAGCGGACAAGCCGCAGTACGTCGTGCTCGTCAACGTCGAGCGTCCGCGCGGCGCGTACTACGGCGGCATCGTCGCGGCGCCGGCGTTCCGCGAGCTGGCGCTGCGCGTGCTCTGGCGCGAGGGCATCCTGCCCAAGCGCACTGACGGCGACCTGGCCGACACCGCGCCGCCTCCGAGCCCCGCGCCCGTGCGCCGCGAGGCGCCCGCCACCGCTCGGAGGAATACGACTCCTATACATCAATGA
- a CDS encoding UDP-N-acetylmuramoyl-L-alanyl-D-glutamate--2,6-diaminopimelate ligase — translation MPTLLRRLLAGVSDARVSGDPDVLITSISIDSRRVERGGLFACLRGLHADGHVHAAEAVASGAAAVLAEHDVEIGSAPLVVVPSVLAALSPIAAELWGRPANALTCVGVTGTNGKTTTTHIFEAIAAAAGRSFGLIGTLGARLGDKFSVDLAHTTPYAHDLQALLARFRAAGANGAVLEVSSHALAMHRVDDVEFDVAALTNITHDHLDFHGSFETYANTKRRLFELARRNEVKPHGMCVINLDDAEGRRLAAELPAALSYAVDNPDAALRAVNVELFADGSRFSVPALRPAPFMMRLPGPFNVANAMTAIACASALDFDVEAIAQGLLAVSAVPGRMTQVPAERIGVYVDYAHTPDGLRNVLRAARALTEHRVVCVFGCGGDRDPLKRPVMGRIARELADHVVLTTDNPRFEDPKRIIDDVLAGMEGAGASYSVEPDRARAIESAIAEAEPGDVVVIAGKGHESYQLIRGDRVPFSDVSMAEAAIRKAGA, via the coding sequence ATGCCGACGCTGCTCCGGCGTCTGCTCGCCGGCGTGAGCGACGCGCGCGTGAGCGGCGATCCCGACGTCCTCATCACCTCGATCAGCATCGACTCGCGGCGCGTCGAGCGCGGCGGCCTGTTCGCGTGCCTGCGCGGATTGCACGCCGACGGGCACGTGCATGCGGCTGAGGCGGTAGCCTCCGGCGCGGCCGCCGTGCTGGCCGAGCATGACGTCGAGATCGGCAGCGCGCCGCTGGTCGTGGTCCCGTCCGTGCTCGCGGCCCTTTCGCCGATCGCGGCCGAGCTGTGGGGCCGCCCCGCCAACGCGCTCACGTGCGTCGGGGTCACCGGCACGAACGGCAAGACGACGACGACGCACATCTTCGAGGCGATCGCCGCGGCCGCCGGCCGCTCGTTCGGCCTGATCGGAACGTTAGGTGCGCGCTTGGGCGACAAATTCTCCGTCGATCTGGCGCATACGACGCCCTACGCGCACGATCTGCAGGCGCTGCTCGCGCGCTTTCGCGCGGCGGGAGCGAACGGAGCGGTGCTCGAGGTCTCCAGTCACGCGCTCGCCATGCATCGCGTCGACGACGTGGAGTTCGACGTGGCCGCGCTGACCAACATCACGCACGACCATCTCGATTTCCACGGCAGCTTCGAGACCTACGCCAACACGAAGCGGCGCCTGTTCGAGCTGGCACGGCGCAACGAGGTGAAGCCGCATGGGATGTGCGTCATCAATCTCGACGATGCTGAAGGCAGGCGCCTCGCCGCCGAGCTGCCCGCCGCGCTGAGCTACGCGGTGGACAATCCGGATGCCGCGCTGCGTGCGGTCAACGTCGAGCTATTCGCCGACGGCTCGCGCTTTTCGGTGCCCGCATTGCGCCCCGCGCCGTTCATGATGCGACTGCCCGGGCCGTTCAACGTCGCCAACGCCATGACCGCGATCGCATGCGCGAGCGCGCTTGACTTCGACGTCGAAGCGATCGCGCAAGGGCTGCTCGCGGTCAGCGCTGTGCCCGGCCGGATGACGCAGGTGCCCGCCGAGCGCATCGGCGTCTATGTGGACTACGCGCACACCCCCGACGGCTTGCGCAACGTCTTGCGCGCGGCGCGCGCGCTCACCGAGCACCGCGTGGTGTGCGTGTTCGGCTGCGGCGGCGACCGCGACCCGCTCAAGCGTCCGGTGATGGGGCGCATCGCGCGCGAGCTCGCCGATCACGTCGTGCTGACGACCGACAACCCGCGCTTTGAAGATCCCAAGCGCATCATCGACGACGTGCTTGCCGGCATGGAAGGCGCCGGCGCCAGCTATAGCGTCGAGCCCGACCGGGCGCGCGCCATCGAGAGCGCCATCGCAGAGGCCGAGCCAGGCGACGTCGTCGTGATCGCCGGCAAGGGCCACGAATCGTATCAGCTCATCCGCGGCGATCGCGTGCCGTTCTCGGATGTGAGCATGGCCGAGGCCGCCATCCGCAAGGCCGGCGCATGA
- the murF gene encoding UDP-N-acetylmuramoyl-tripeptide--D-alanyl-D-alanine ligase has protein sequence MSRLTLSRFLEASGGRLAGTARLEADTPFVPSTDSRTLRPGETFVALRGESFDGHHYIGAARAAGAAALVVDRLEAVPAGCDVVVVAVDDAKAAYLRGAAAARRMAARTLVVAITGSVGKTTTKAFAAQLIGRFRRVIATPQNENNELGVAKLCYAIGDGVDVAIAEFGARHPGEITQLVEIAAPDVGVLVNVGEAHLEFFTSREELARTKFAIFGAGARAVCNAADEWTRRLAIETGIAERALWVRLCGEPDMPGLTLEAGEPRDGRVPLSLGASHAFAAWHLIGEHHLRDALLAAAAGLQCGLRFEEAIDGFGDLRLPPGRFEQHALPSGAIAVYDAYNASPTSMRHALRAFASLPAQRHIAVLGSMAELGESAPTGHARTGAAAAQNGMDALYCGGDHAQAIALGALEAGMAPTAVHTYVTNAEIAQTLRAQLRERDAVLLKGSRIQRMEEILDVLLAPESGTSAAPKAETSEAARAAEAESGREIVPKLSGVLGAGAADVPLWHAKTFDVRAPELPARIVALPVRTPLVKPGDDLAALVAQCVRGIADGDDVACISETAVAIAQGRSIPAESIRPGRLARMLADRAGSYATMNQPESMQLVIEHVGAAKVVAAAVAGAAGRLVGRRGDFYRILGPAVAEIDGYTGTMPPYERHIVLGPQDPQAVAEQIAPACGAHVAIVDANDLHKVEVLGASAAVNRDAVRACLRDNPHGNSDQQTPIVVLKYRPTPSSPAASPLLL, from the coding sequence ATGAGCAGGTTGACGCTGTCGCGCTTCCTTGAAGCGTCGGGCGGCAGGCTGGCCGGCACTGCGCGGCTCGAGGCAGACACGCCCTTCGTCCCCAGCACCGACTCGCGCACGCTGCGCCCCGGCGAGACCTTCGTGGCCCTGCGCGGGGAGAGCTTCGATGGCCATCATTATATAGGGGCTGCGCGCGCCGCCGGAGCAGCGGCGCTGGTCGTCGACCGCCTCGAGGCGGTACCGGCCGGCTGCGACGTCGTGGTGGTGGCCGTGGACGACGCCAAGGCCGCGTACCTGCGCGGCGCCGCAGCGGCACGACGCATGGCGGCGCGGACGCTCGTGGTCGCCATCACGGGCAGCGTCGGCAAGACGACCACCAAGGCGTTCGCGGCGCAGCTCATCGGCCGTTTTCGCCGCGTCATCGCCACACCCCAGAACGAGAACAACGAACTGGGGGTGGCAAAGCTCTGCTACGCCATCGGCGACGGCGTGGACGTCGCGATCGCGGAGTTCGGCGCGCGCCACCCGGGCGAGATCACGCAGCTTGTCGAAATCGCGGCGCCCGATGTCGGCGTGTTGGTCAACGTCGGAGAGGCGCATCTCGAATTCTTCACGAGTCGCGAAGAGCTCGCACGCACCAAGTTCGCCATCTTCGGCGCGGGCGCTCGAGCGGTGTGCAATGCGGCCGACGAGTGGACGCGCCGTCTTGCCATCGAAACGGGCATCGCCGAACGCGCGCTGTGGGTGCGGCTGTGCGGCGAGCCGGACATGCCGGGTCTGACGCTCGAGGCCGGTGAACCGCGCGACGGCCGCGTGCCGCTCTCGCTCGGCGCTTCGCACGCCTTCGCTGCCTGGCACCTGATCGGCGAGCACCATCTGCGCGACGCGCTGCTCGCCGCCGCCGCCGGGCTGCAGTGCGGCTTGCGCTTCGAGGAGGCGATCGACGGCTTCGGCGATCTGCGCTTGCCGCCGGGCCGATTCGAGCAGCACGCGTTGCCCAGCGGCGCGATCGCGGTCTACGACGCGTACAACGCAAGCCCGACCTCGATGCGCCACGCGCTGCGCGCGTTCGCGTCATTGCCCGCTCAACGCCACATCGCCGTGTTGGGCAGCATGGCCGAGCTCGGTGAAAGTGCACCCACCGGACATGCGCGGACCGGCGCGGCCGCCGCGCAGAACGGGATGGACGCTCTCTACTGCGGTGGCGACCACGCGCAGGCGATCGCGCTCGGCGCGCTCGAGGCCGGCATGGCGCCGACGGCCGTGCACACCTATGTGACCAATGCCGAGATCGCACAAACGCTTCGCGCTCAGCTGCGCGAACGCGATGCCGTGCTGTTGAAGGGCTCTCGCATCCAGCGCATGGAGGAGATACTGGACGTTCTGCTCGCCCCCGAGAGCGGCACGTCTGCAGCACCGAAAGCCGAGACGTCTGAGGCGGCGAGAGCCGCCGAAGCCGAGTCGGGGAGGGAGATTGTCCCGAAGCTCTCCGGCGTTCTCGGCGCAGGTGCTGCAGACGTGCCGCTCTGGCACGCGAAGACGTTCGATGTGCGCGCTCCTGAGCTGCCCGCGCGCATCGTCGCGCTGCCGGTGCGCACGCCTTTGGTCAAGCCCGGGGATGACCTCGCCGCGCTCGTCGCGCAGTGCGTGCGCGGCATCGCGGACGGCGACGACGTCGCGTGCATCTCGGAGACCGCCGTCGCGATCGCGCAAGGACGCTCGATTCCGGCGGAGTCGATCCGGCCGGGCCGGCTCGCGCGCATGCTCGCCGATCGCGCCGGATCGTATGCGACGATGAATCAGCCCGAATCGATGCAGCTGGTGATCGAGCACGTCGGCGCCGCCAAAGTGGTGGCAGCGGCCGTCGCAGGGGCGGCCGGCAGGCTGGTCGGCAGGCGCGGGGACTTCTATCGCATCCTCGGCCCGGCCGTCGCCGAGATCGACGGCTACACGGGCACGATGCCGCCATACGAACGGCATATCGTGCTGGGCCCGCAAGATCCGCAGGCCGTCGCCGAGCAGATCGCCCCCGCGTGCGGCGCCCACGTCGCCATCGTCGACGCCAACGACCTGCACAAGGTCGAAGTGCTTGGCGCAAGCGCAGCCGTGAACCGCGACGCGGTGCGCGCCTGCCTGCGCGACAACCCCCATGGCAACAGCGATCAGCAGACGCCGATCGTCGTGCTCAAGTATCGGCCCACCCCGAGCTCGCCCGCGGCTTCGCCGCTGCTGCTCTGA